From a single Micromonospora carbonacea genomic region:
- a CDS encoding M23 family metallopeptidase, with product MGDGSSPQRRLRIGALAVALTATLTLLCCTGGTAAFFLTELSGGSDDLSPEAQSACGSSHQVKISGKMPRFAQYGESQIRNAAVIIKVGSDMKVPPRGWVIAVATAMQESGLRNLPHLGSRNDHDSVGLFQQRPSQGWGSPEQLQDPSYSSRKFYEKLVKVPGWEQLSLTRAAQRVQVSAFPDAYAKHEDLASRIVDALAGGAARTVQVAQRSICNAATRGQIAASGWTAPIPGGVGSGFRTASRPRHNGVDIAAPKRTLIRVAATGRVLVARCDPANNGQLSCDVDGYPGKGGCGWFVDVLHSGGYVTRYCHMIVKPRVVPGQMVKAGEVIGEVGSSGNSSGPHLHFEVHLDGDRSSRGAVNPVPFMRDRGAPLNGKA from the coding sequence ATGGGAGATGGCAGCAGCCCGCAGCGCAGGCTGCGGATCGGCGCGCTGGCCGTCGCACTGACCGCCACGCTCACGCTGCTCTGTTGCACCGGGGGGACGGCGGCGTTCTTCCTCACCGAACTGAGCGGCGGCAGTGACGACCTCTCCCCGGAGGCCCAGTCCGCCTGCGGCTCGTCCCACCAGGTCAAGATCTCCGGCAAGATGCCCCGCTTCGCGCAGTACGGCGAGAGCCAGATCCGCAACGCCGCGGTCATCATCAAGGTCGGCTCGGACATGAAGGTCCCGCCTCGCGGCTGGGTGATCGCCGTCGCGACCGCCATGCAGGAATCCGGCCTACGGAACCTTCCCCACCTGGGCAGCCGCAACGACCACGACTCGGTGGGCCTGTTCCAGCAGCGCCCCAGCCAGGGCTGGGGGTCCCCCGAGCAGTTGCAGGACCCGTCCTACTCGTCCCGCAAGTTCTACGAGAAGCTGGTGAAGGTCCCCGGCTGGGAGCAACTCTCGCTGACCAGGGCCGCCCAGCGGGTGCAGGTGAGCGCCTTCCCTGACGCCTACGCGAAGCACGAGGACCTCGCCAGCAGGATCGTCGACGCGCTCGCCGGCGGTGCGGCACGCACGGTGCAGGTGGCTCAGCGCAGCATCTGCAACGCCGCCACCCGGGGCCAGATCGCCGCCTCGGGCTGGACGGCGCCGATCCCGGGGGGTGTCGGCTCCGGATTCCGGACGGCCAGTCGCCCCCGGCACAACGGGGTGGACATCGCCGCGCCGAAGCGCACCCTGATCCGCGTGGCGGCGACCGGCCGGGTACTGGTCGCCAGGTGCGACCCGGCCAACAACGGCCAGCTGAGCTGTGATGTCGACGGCTATCCGGGCAAGGGTGGGTGTGGCTGGTTCGTCGACGTGCTGCACTCCGGCGGCTACGTGACCCGGTACTGCCACATGATCGTCAAGCCCCGGGTGGTCCCCGGCCAGATGGTCAAGGCCGGAGAGGTGATCGGTGAGGTCGGGAGCAGCGGAAACTCGTCCGGCCCGCACCTGCACTTCGAGGTCCACCTGGACGGCGACCGGTCCAGTCGTGGTGCGGTCAACCCGGTGCCGTTCATGCGGGACCGGGGTGCGCCCCTGAACGGCAAGGCGTAG
- a CDS encoding MFS transporter, with translation MARVRARIAAFLLALGVLAGATVSWPAVGGDAAYAALPTAQAKADLCSTQEWQADFRACVDKLGAVSKDQVECRNAPVPSAPDSGLAGWFASRPDSAKLPGPKGLYSDYGYAGYSFPTYDLPGGCASAVIHPDYKFSTTVANGEFMIATAIIGGSNALRERAWDPRSMWAWADPLVEQATKAVYQKVFSVFGIITLCVVGLYLLWRSRQSDMSNAMTTAGWALLVMVAVTALAAWPVKSANIADGTLVTTLGVVHDAVGPATRDTPPEKCALPNPDACIDKRPPAVRASDTATESMLYRNWLRGVLGSADSETAKKYGPALYDAKSLSWEETEKIRANPATRDTTISAKQQQWARVAEQIKNEDREAYEYLQGLRDMDRVGSGFIAVLAALLFAMFDLTASLLVLLGFLIFRWAVIAAPILGTIGLMRPASAGLRRLANAVVAAVFNIAIFGTGAAIYLFAVDLIMSTATLPGWLQVVLVWLCGVVGWLLLRPYRRITQLGGKDSSEAVSSAGSWHRRFFRDMRTAARLDVAEPGGTNEPALARKRGATAERTTLRPEARHEDPSHSTVGTANPAERQRPDGRERPDEVTVPEQRSPARPPAPRPRRRQPSTWTEPDVPAENPSFVIYRPGTTEPATPRPSAPRIRTEAR, from the coding sequence ATGGCGAGGGTCCGGGCCCGAATAGCGGCGTTCCTGCTCGCGCTCGGCGTACTCGCCGGCGCCACGGTCTCCTGGCCGGCCGTGGGCGGCGACGCCGCGTACGCCGCCCTGCCGACCGCGCAGGCGAAGGCGGACCTGTGCAGCACCCAGGAATGGCAGGCCGACTTCCGCGCCTGCGTCGACAAGCTGGGCGCGGTCAGCAAGGACCAGGTCGAATGCCGCAACGCCCCGGTCCCCTCCGCACCCGACTCCGGCCTCGCCGGCTGGTTCGCCTCCCGCCCCGACTCCGCCAAGCTGCCCGGGCCCAAGGGTCTCTACAGCGACTACGGATACGCCGGATACAGCTTTCCGACCTACGACCTGCCCGGCGGTTGCGCCTCCGCGGTGATCCATCCGGACTACAAGTTCTCCACCACGGTGGCGAACGGCGAATTCATGATCGCCACCGCGATCATCGGCGGCTCGAACGCGCTGCGGGAGCGGGCCTGGGACCCCCGGTCGATGTGGGCCTGGGCCGACCCCCTGGTGGAGCAGGCCACCAAGGCCGTCTACCAGAAGGTGTTCAGCGTCTTCGGCATCATCACGCTCTGCGTGGTGGGGCTCTACCTGCTCTGGCGTTCCCGCCAGTCCGACATGAGCAACGCCATGACCACCGCCGGCTGGGCCCTGCTGGTGATGGTGGCGGTGACCGCGCTCGCCGCGTGGCCCGTGAAGTCCGCGAACATCGCCGACGGCACGCTCGTCACCACCCTCGGCGTGGTCCACGACGCCGTCGGGCCGGCGACCCGGGACACCCCACCTGAAAAGTGCGCCCTGCCCAACCCGGATGCCTGCATTGACAAGCGGCCTCCCGCCGTGCGGGCCAGTGACACCGCGACCGAGTCCATGCTCTACCGCAACTGGCTGCGCGGGGTGCTCGGGTCGGCCGACAGCGAGACCGCCAAGAAGTACGGGCCGGCGCTCTACGACGCCAAGTCGCTGTCCTGGGAGGAGACGGAGAAGATCCGGGCCAATCCGGCGACCCGGGACACGACCATCTCCGCCAAGCAGCAGCAGTGGGCCCGGGTCGCGGAGCAGATCAAGAACGAGGACCGGGAGGCGTACGAGTACCTCCAGGGCCTTCGGGACATGGACCGGGTCGGCTCGGGCTTCATCGCCGTGCTCGCCGCGCTGCTCTTCGCGATGTTCGACCTCACCGCGTCGCTGCTGGTGCTGCTGGGCTTCCTCATCTTCCGGTGGGCGGTGATCGCGGCGCCGATCCTGGGCACGATAGGGCTGATGCGCCCGGCGAGCGCCGGGCTGCGCCGGCTGGCCAACGCCGTCGTCGCCGCCGTGTTCAACATCGCCATCTTCGGCACCGGGGCCGCCATCTACCTCTTCGCCGTGGATCTGATCATGAGCACGGCGACCCTGCCGGGCTGGCTCCAGGTGGTGCTCGTCTGGCTCTGCGGGGTGGTCGGCTGGCTGCTGCTACGGCCGTACCGGCGCATCACCCAGCTCGGCGGCAAGGACAGCAGCGAGGCCGTCAGCTCGGCCGGGTCGTGGCACCGGCGGTTCTTCCGGGACATGCGCACCGCTGCCAGGCTCGACGTCGCCGAGCCCGGTGGCACGAACGAGCCGGCCCTGGCCCGCAAGCGCGGCGCGACGGCCGAGCGGACGACTCTCCGGCCTGAGGCCCGGCACGAGGACCCGAGCCACTCCACCGTCGGCACCGCGAACCCCGCCGAGCGGCAGCGGCCCGACGGACGGGAACGTCCCGACGAGGTCACCGTGCCGGAGCAGCGCAGCCCCGCACGGCCTCCCGCGCCCCGGCCACGACGCCGCCAGCCCTCGACCTGGACCGAGCCGGACGTGCCGGCGGAGAACCCGTCCTTCGTCATCTACCGACCGGGGACCACCGAGCCGGCCACGCCCCGACCTTCCGCACCGCGGATCCGCACCGAAGCGCGGTGA